AGAACACGAGGCCGTTAACAAGTTCCAGAGTCATTCAGCTTGTGGCTTCTTTTCCAAAACTTGAAGAACTTCGTCTAAATTTTGGTATCACTGTAAGTAGATATTTGAAATTCACGTCACAATATATCCATCTTGACAATTAAGCTAGGATTTATGGTGGAGGTCTCTAACTGGATTTCTTTTCAccaattatatatagtttttgacaGAAGCCGGTGGTAATAAAATGGACTACGTCCTGATTGCCACTTTTCCTTGCCCAAAGACTCTAAAATTACGCTTCATAGATCTTGCCAGTGATATCATGGCATCTTATGTTTTGAAAATGATCCGCTCATCCCCAAATTTGCAGACACTTAATATTTGGGTTAGTTAGTTGCATGCAATACATATATCTTAATTATTGctcatcattttataaaatcatTGTTTTGCATCAGATGAATAAATTTGATCTTGTAGGTTGAATTCTTTGATGATGTGCCCCATCATGCCCTTTCTTCTTCAGATTTGGACTGCAGCACAATGGGCATGCTGCAGCTTCAGAGTGCAGTGTTTGTAGGTTCCGACTGCTCGGAAAATAAAGTTTATTTGACAAAGTTTTTACTTGCTTGTTCACCATTACTAAAGGAGATTGTTATTGGGATCCACCCATCCAAAAAGGTCAATGAAAGTCATAAGTTTTCCACAAAGTTATTGAAGCTCCATCGAGCTTCCCCTGTAGCCGAAATAGACTTTTCCTATTTTAGCGACCCGTTTTCTTTTATTGAGTTTTCCAGTAATTTTGGTTAACCTTGGGCTACTTGAGGAAACTATTTAGCACTCTACGTATGTAATCTAACAATAAGTGGAATCGAAAGTAACTAATTGTATTATTGATTGTATTGAATATGATTGAGCTTTATGTCTCAATTTATACAAAACAGAAACTGTAAATAAggaaacaaattaatatagGTCGGTGATCTTTTTCTTGTCCTCAAAGTCACGACCCTAACAATTCGGGATATGATGAATTAGTTCTGGTCCCTCTATCTAACACTCCCCTCAAGTTGAATGGTGGGATTACCAAAATTCAACTTGCTTAGACACCTTTGAAAAATAACCGTTCCTACTGCTTTAGTTAGGATATCGGCTAGTTGATCTTCAGATTTGACAAATGGTAACTTAATTATCCCGTCTTCAAGGTTCTCTTTGATAAAATGACGATCAATCTCTACATGTTTGGTTCTGTCATGTTGTACCAGATACCTTAGTTAGGATTTGCTCCTAAAGAAAGTATCCGGATTATTGAATTGCTGCTTCATTATCACTCATAATCCGGATACTTTCTTTAGGAGCAAATCCTAATTCTGTCATCAGTTTCCTTAGCCATAATGCTTCTGCTAAACCTTTCGATATACCCCGGAACTCAGCTTCAACACTTGAAAAAGAAACAACCTTTTGCTTTTTACTCTTCCATGTGACGAGATTTCCACCGACCATAGAGAAATATCCTGATGTTGATCTTCTATTTCCTTTGTCTCCAGCCCAATCAGCATCTGTATATACCTGAATCTTAAGATGACCATTTGCTTTGAACAAGACCCCATGACCAGTAGTTCCTTTAAGGTATCTGATAATTCTTAACACTGCATCCATGTGTTCTTCTTGAGGTTGGTGCATGAACTGACTCACTACTCCAAAGGCGTATGCTATATCTGGACGAGTATGAGCAAGATAGATCAGTTTCCCCACCATTCGTTGATACCTATTTTTATCGACAAGTTTACCATCCAATTTCATAAACAACTTCTGATTAATAACCATGGGGGTATCCACTGGTTTACAATCAATCATCCCTGTTTCTGCCAAAAAATCAAGTATATACTTTttcttacaaataaaaattccgTGTTGTGATCTCAACACTTCAATCCCAAGGAAGTACTTCAGATTTCCTAAAtccttcatttcaaattctgcaTATAAACTTTCTTTTAGCTTCTTGATTTC
The sequence above is drawn from the Erigeron canadensis isolate Cc75 chromosome 4, C_canadensis_v1, whole genome shotgun sequence genome and encodes:
- the LOC122595319 gene encoding uncharacterized protein LOC122595319; the protein is MDVVHGTRGTKTSKFTKEDDFSSMLPSDMVFDEHFFIHLLGASQATNKISDDWRNVILKLLIHLVKGSVTKFILYLPRDMTFDVKDINNWFLFLSGKGISDVTVNNDYDNTRLKLPAHFFSCGQLMHLNLQNCGFDPPPSFRGFPNLLSLVLYRNTRPLTSSRVIQLVASFPKLEELRLNFGITFLTEAGGNKMDYVLIATFPCPKTLKLRFIDLASDIMASYVLKMIRSSPNLQTLNIWVEFFDDVPHHALSSSDLDCSTMGMLQLQSAVFVGSDCSENKVYLTKFLLACSPLLKEIVIGIHPSKKVNESHKFSTKLLKLHRASPVAEIDFSYFSDPFSFIEFSSNFG